Proteins encoded together in one Lathamus discolor isolate bLatDis1 chromosome 3, bLatDis1.hap1, whole genome shotgun sequence window:
- the SNX7 gene encoding sorting nexin-7 isoform X2 produces MAAEGRVLAPPLRPPSPGGGGAGAPGAVPGPLLAAEVLALDDEEDLEVFSKDTSLTEVNSFSSSVPISPSSMINQYKLEDEPELRDLFITVDDPESHITAIETFITYRVVTKTSRGEFDSSEYEVRRRYQDFLWLKSKLEEAHPTLIIPPLPEKFIMKGMVERFSDEFIETRRKALHKFLNRIADHPTLTFNEDFKIFLTAQAWELSSHKKQGPGLLSRMGQTVRAVASSVRGGGVKNRPEMFTEMNGYMETFSQKVNVLDKIARRIYKEEREYFNEMKEYGPIHTLWSASEEDIAESLKGVASCIDKCCKATEKKMAGLSENLLPILHEYVLYSEILVGVLKRRDQIQAELDSRVDANKKAEKDLCLATWESFLASQTVELHTEEDSEDRP; encoded by the exons ATGGCGGCTGAGGGCCGGGTGCTGGCGCCGCCGCTCCGCCCGCCTTCCCCCGGCGGCGGAGGGGCCGGGGCCCCCGGCGCGGTGCCGGGGCCGCTGCTCGCCGCTGAGGTGCTGGCGTTGGACGATGAGGAGGACCTGGAGGTGTTCAGCAAG GATACATCACTGACTGAGGTAAACTCATTCAGTTCTTCAGTGCCAATATCCCCCTCATCAATGATAAACCAGTATAAATTGGAAGATGAACCAGAATTAAGAGATCTCTTCATTACAGTCGATGATCCTGAAAGCCACATTACAGCCATCGAAACGTTTATTACTTACAGGGTAGTCACAAAG acatCCCGGGGTGAATTTGACTCCAGTGAATATGAAGTTCGAAGACGGTACCAGGATTTCCTTTGGTTGAAAAGCAAACTTGAAGAAGCACATCCAACACTGATTATTCCT cCATTGCCTGAAAAATTCATCATGAAAGGAATGGTGGAACGATTCAGTGATGAATTTATTGAGACTCGAAGAAAAGCTTTACATAAATTCCTAAACCGCATTGCTGATCATCCAACTTTAACTTTTAATGAAGACTTCAAAATTTTTCTTACTGCACAGGCCTGG GAACTCTCctcccacaagaagcagggtcCTGGTTTGCTGAGCAGGATGGGACAGACCGTCAGAGCTGTAGCATCCTCagtgagaggaggaggagttaaAAATCGTCCTGAAATGTTTACAGAAATGAACGGCTATATGGAAACATTTAGTCAGAAAGTTAATGTACTTGACAAAATCGCTCGTAGAATTTACAAGGAAGAAAGGG agtattttaatgaaatgaagGAATATGGCCCCATCCACACACTGTGGTCAGCATCAGAAGAAGATATAGCAGAATCCCTGAAAGGTGTTGCCAGCTGCATTGACAAGTGCTGCAAAGCTACCGAGAAGAAGATGGCAGGGCTCTCGGAAAACCTGCTTCCCATTCTACATGAATATGTCCTCTACAGTGAAATTCTGGTG GGTGTTTTGAAAAGGAGAGACCAAATTCAAGCCGAGCTCGACTCCAGAGTTGATGCcaataaaaaggcagaaaaggatCTG